The Silvanigrella paludirubra genome contains a region encoding:
- the pstC gene encoding phosphate ABC transporter permease subunit PstC, with amino-acid sequence MVLGDFLFSNLTRIFAWFAFLLLMCVLFSLCVASAPAIHAFGFHFLISDVWDPVQGHFGALSAICGTLMTSLIAMIIGVPLSLGIAVFISEISQGKISKIVRTLIDLMAGIPSIIYGMWGLLVLAPFLSNHIQPVVSEAVEDIPFLNTLFGGPPLGIGIFTAGLILAIMIIPYISSTLIDMFRSVPAVLKEAAYGIGATRFEVVRKVIVPYVRKGMIGSLMLGLGRALGETMAVTFVIGNSKELTSSLFMPGTTISASIANEFNEATGHLYPASLLELGMILFVLSFLILAFARLLMLRINRKKAGAHS; translated from the coding sequence ATGGTTTTGGGAGATTTTTTATTTTCAAACTTAACTCGGATTTTTGCATGGTTTGCATTTTTGCTTCTCATGTGTGTTCTATTTTCTTTGTGTGTGGCAAGTGCGCCCGCAATTCATGCCTTCGGATTTCATTTTTTAATTAGTGATGTTTGGGATCCTGTTCAGGGGCACTTTGGAGCATTGAGTGCAATTTGTGGTACCTTAATGACTTCTCTTATAGCAATGATTATAGGTGTTCCTTTAAGCCTTGGCATTGCTGTATTTATTTCTGAAATTTCTCAAGGAAAAATTTCCAAAATAGTTCGTACATTAATTGATCTCATGGCAGGAATTCCAAGTATTATTTATGGAATGTGGGGTTTATTAGTTCTTGCGCCATTTTTATCTAACCATATCCAACCTGTTGTATCTGAAGCTGTAGAAGATATCCCTTTTTTAAATACCTTATTTGGTGGGCCTCCATTAGGTATTGGTATTTTTACAGCGGGACTAATACTTGCCATTATGATTATTCCCTATATTTCTTCAACATTAATTGATATGTTCCGTTCTGTTCCCGCAGTTTTAAAAGAAGCCGCTTATGGAATTGGGGCAACCCGTTTTGAAGTTGTTCGCAAAGTGATTGTTCCTTATGTTCGTAAAGGAATGATTGGAAGTCTTATGTTAGGCCTTGGAAGAGCTCTGGGCGAAACAATGGCTGTTACCTTTGTTATTGGTAACTCAAAAGAATTAACTTCATCTTTATTTATGCCTGGAACAACAATTTCAGCATCTATTGCGAATGAATTTAATGAAGCCACCGGACATTTATATCCAGCTTCATTGCTTGAGCTTGGAATGATTCTTTTTGTACTTTCTTTTTTAATATTAGCGTTTGCTCGTTTGCTTATGTTACGTATCAATAGAAAGAAAGCAGGAGCGCATTCATGA
- the pstA gene encoding phosphate ABC transporter permease PstA has product MKRNQVTRKLNNKIFTSLCIGSVLFGITILSSIFYALIIHGFPALSLNFFFMDTPAPDSIGGGLRNAIVGSFIITVAAVLVATPVGIFAATFLSEYARGKKIASVIRFVNDVWLSAPSIIVGLFVYTVVVHPMGNYSAFAGAISLAMIACPIITRSAEDMLNLVPNELREAAIALGLPKWRVIVYIAWRASKQGILTGILLAIARISGETAPLLFTSLNNQFWSTSLSQPIANLPVTIYQFAMSPYHNWQDLAWGGALLITVVVLFLNILTRYFAKSGGKRS; this is encoded by the coding sequence ATGAAAAGAAATCAAGTTACTCGTAAACTTAATAATAAAATATTTACTTCCCTTTGTATTGGTTCTGTTTTATTTGGAATTACAATATTAAGTTCTATTTTTTATGCTTTAATTATTCACGGTTTTCCTGCATTAAGTCTAAATTTCTTTTTTATGGATACTCCTGCTCCCGATTCCATTGGAGGAGGATTAAGAAATGCAATTGTGGGAAGTTTTATTATAACAGTTGCTGCTGTTTTAGTTGCTACTCCGGTTGGTATTTTTGCTGCAACTTTTTTATCAGAATATGCACGAGGCAAAAAAATTGCTTCTGTGATTCGTTTTGTGAATGATGTTTGGCTAAGTGCACCATCTATTATTGTTGGTCTATTTGTGTATACGGTTGTTGTTCATCCCATGGGTAATTACTCTGCATTTGCGGGCGCTATTTCTCTCGCTATGATTGCTTGTCCTATCATTACACGTAGTGCCGAAGACATGCTTAATTTAGTGCCAAATGAGCTAAGAGAAGCAGCCATTGCTCTTGGTTTACCAAAGTGGCGAGTGATTGTTTACATTGCTTGGAGAGCTTCAAAACAAGGTATTCTAACAGGAATATTATTAGCTATAGCTCGCATTTCGGGGGAGACGGCTCCGTTACTTTTTACTTCATTAAACAATCAGTTTTGGAGTACAAGTCTTTCACAACCAATTGCGAACCTACCAGTTACTATTTATCAATTTGCCATGAGCCCATATCATAATTGGCAAGATCTTGCTTGGGGTGGGGCGCTCCTTATTACAGTCGTAGTTTTATTTTTAAATATTTTAACTCGCTATTTTGCTAAGTCTGGGGGAAAACGCTCATGA
- the pstB gene encoding phosphate ABC transporter ATP-binding protein PstB, translated as MNFFLNSTKNPAFSGQSSSGIPETEGGLDNLVVLRDSSQISIQDLNFYYGNKHRLKNINISFRKNKITALIGPSGSGKSTLLRTINRIYSLYPEQKAYGSILVHGKNILESNVDLNELRTKIGMVFQKPTPFPMSIYENIAFAVKMHEKLSKKDLQHRVEWALRAAALWDEVKDHLNASGLGLSGGQQQRLCIARTIAVKPDILLLDEPCSALDPISTQKIEHLLMELKKDFTIVMVTHNMQQAMRASDDTVFMTNGEIVEASDTKTFFSNPKDKQSLDYVHGKFG; from the coding sequence ATGAACTTTTTTCTAAATTCTACTAAAAATCCTGCTTTTTCAGGTCAATCTTCATCAGGAATTCCCGAAACAGAAGGGGGGTTAGATAATTTGGTTGTATTAAGAGATAGTTCACAAATTTCTATTCAAGATCTTAACTTTTATTATGGTAACAAACATCGTCTAAAAAATATCAATATCTCTTTTCGCAAAAATAAAATTACGGCTCTAATTGGTCCATCAGGATCTGGAAAATCAACATTATTAAGAACAATAAATCGAATTTATAGTTTATATCCAGAGCAAAAAGCTTATGGTAGCATCCTTGTACATGGAAAAAATATTCTTGAATCTAATGTAGATTTAAATGAATTGCGTACAAAAATTGGAATGGTTTTTCAAAAGCCGACCCCATTTCCAATGTCAATTTATGAAAATATTGCATTTGCTGTTAAGATGCATGAAAAACTAAGTAAAAAAGATCTACAACATAGAGTAGAATGGGCTTTAAGGGCTGCTGCTTTATGGGACGAAGTGAAGGATCACTTAAATGCTTCAGGGTTAGGACTTTCTGGTGGACAGCAACAACGTTTATGTATTGCAAGAACTATTGCTGTAAAGCCTGATATTTTATTATTAGATGAACCTTGTTCTGCTCTCGATCCTATTTCTACACAAAAAATTGAACATCTTTTAATGGAACTTAAAAAAGATTTTACAATTGTTATGGTAACACACAATATGCAACAAGCGATGCGCGCTAGTGATGATACTGTGTTTATGACAAACGGAGAAATTGTAGAAGCATCAGATACAAAAACATTTTTCTCAAATCCTAAAGATAAACAGTCGCTTGACTATGTTCATGGTAAATTTGGTTAA
- a CDS encoding trypsin-like serine protease has protein sequence MKYFSNLLLFFIIISNTIHSCNKKENESIKSNKYCENIDSLSYSNSNKIVNGCEFNENILNIFPESKSVVSIVSGSGLCSGTFIAENIILTAAHCFDINKLSENKKTIDNEIKNITIYSDLSHEIYPLNKNELNTSSISSITIHPFFQKYCSNKNNISNGFHKCNFADLALLKTTKKASEIGAKVSKLTTNDSKDETIIIVGYGKNNDIEIPTKRIKKWAFSRIYEFNFIQFSLSNITVDNNSYISLGEFYKTIMSPFITPSYLDDPRKAFLFIEDDNYGICQGDSGGPLFVKKGNEFLAVGVVHANIGKAPQICEYKKSININIGAYREWLINETKLLGENITFY, from the coding sequence ATGAAATATTTCAGTAATTTATTATTATTTTTTATTATAATTTCAAATACAATACACTCTTGCAATAAAAAAGAGAATGAGTCTATTAAATCAAATAAATACTGCGAAAATATAGACTCTTTATCCTATTCTAATAGCAACAAAATTGTAAATGGATGTGAGTTTAATGAAAATATATTAAATATTTTTCCAGAATCAAAAAGCGTTGTTTCTATTGTTTCTGGTTCAGGATTATGCTCTGGTACATTTATAGCAGAAAATATTATTTTAACAGCAGCACATTGTTTTGACATAAACAAATTATCTGAAAATAAAAAAACAATAGACAATGAAATTAAAAATATAACTATATATTCAGACTTATCTCATGAAATTTACCCTTTGAATAAAAATGAGTTAAATACTTCATCTATTTCATCTATAACCATACATCCTTTTTTCCAAAAATATTGTTCAAATAAAAACAATATTTCAAATGGATTTCATAAATGCAATTTTGCTGATTTAGCCTTATTAAAAACAACAAAAAAAGCCAGTGAAATAGGAGCAAAAGTATCTAAATTAACAACTAATGATTCTAAAGACGAAACCATTATTATTGTTGGATATGGAAAAAATAATGACATAGAAATACCTACTAAAAGAATAAAAAAATGGGCTTTTTCTAGAATTTATGAGTTTAATTTTATTCAATTTAGCTTAAGTAACATAACAGTTGACAATAATTCATATATTTCTTTAGGAGAATTTTATAAAACGATTATGTCACCGTTCATAACGCCCTCCTATTTAGATGATCCTAGAAAAGCATTTCTTTTTATTGAAGATGATAATTATGGAATTTGCCAAGGCGATTCGGGAGGACCTCTTTTTGTAAAAAAAGGAAATGAATTTTTAGCCGTTGGAGTAGTTCATGCAAATATTGGAAAAGCCCCTCAAATATGTGAATATAAAAAGAGCATAAATATTAATATTGGAGCTTATAGAGAATGGTTAATAAATGAAACTAAGTTATTAGGAGAAAATATTACTTTTTATTAA
- a CDS encoding Crp/Fnr family transcriptional regulator yields the protein MKPETLTFAPKQIIFNEGDQTNGIYHVQEGEIEIFRIRENTEVILGTLKAGDVLGTITLFSREPRTATARAVTQTVAIFYQNDGLAEAFKTLPGWSQAVMKDAINRLKHVNDLLIATKLNEKNLLRNIGTSHHHSAQLASLLASFARKSCIMNDLNIPILQMNDFLTLAENILMKKFSYLENIYKAFIDCGLIKEIEDKKYGKILSNPNPQILEDYSLFSINVVKKGTNLFTPKKYHPWMSSLARISRKNNNQNKFKKSEIAILLQTDLGRQDGEVMIADLVQNEIIEEANDFIQFVPTKLQKTVVFESLSRIIKDIKP from the coding sequence GTGAAACCAGAAACCCTCACATTTGCTCCTAAACAAATCATTTTTAATGAAGGTGATCAAACAAATGGCATTTATCACGTTCAAGAAGGTGAAATTGAGATTTTCCGTATAAGAGAAAATACAGAAGTCATTTTAGGTACCTTGAAAGCAGGTGATGTTTTAGGTACGATCACACTTTTCTCTAGAGAACCAAGAACAGCAACGGCTCGTGCTGTTACTCAAACTGTGGCTATTTTTTATCAGAATGATGGTCTTGCCGAAGCCTTTAAAACTCTGCCTGGTTGGAGCCAAGCAGTCATGAAAGACGCCATTAATAGATTAAAACATGTAAATGATTTACTGATTGCTACAAAATTAAATGAAAAAAATTTACTTCGAAATATTGGAACATCTCATCATCATTCTGCTCAATTGGCTAGTTTACTTGCTTCTTTTGCACGTAAGTCCTGCATTATGAATGATCTTAACATTCCAATATTACAAATGAATGATTTTTTAACTTTAGCTGAAAATATTTTAATGAAAAAATTTAGCTATCTAGAAAATATTTATAAAGCTTTTATTGATTGTGGATTAATAAAAGAAATTGAAGATAAAAAATATGGGAAGATTTTATCGAATCCTAATCCTCAAATTCTCGAAGATTATTCTTTGTTTTCAATTAATGTTGTAAAAAAAGGAACAAATTTATTTACTCCAAAAAAATACCATCCATGGATGTCCTCTTTAGCAAGAATTAGTCGTAAAAATAATAATCAAAATAAGTTTAAAAAAAGTGAAATTGCAATTCTTCTCCAAACTGATTTAGGAAGACAAGATGGCGAAGTTATGATTGCCGATTTAGTTCAAAATGAAATAATAGAAGAAGCAAATGATTTTATTCAATTTGTCCCAACAAAACTTCAAAAAACAGTTGTATTTGAAAGTTTATCCCGAATCATTAAAGATATAAAACCTTAA
- a CDS encoding chemotaxis protein — protein sequence MVSIGRPMFQVGSNIFELIEFTATKTSAVTSSDRKTPILYGVNVAKVREVIRLPTIVPCLTNAPEVLGVFNLRGAPIPAIHLAKALGYDDEVVTPTSQVIVTEFSSRKAGFVVAGTRRIRRVSWDKVLPPSSDAFNTITGMMLIENQDFIFILDFERILLDIESRSGGQGTSSFAIDNPMNSNQNTGMANSATANNNNSQNNSKRPLILVVDDSPTARRAICELLRGMQLDIIEYTNAEAAWQDLSNSEPGSDLSKVQLIVSDVEMPKLDGYSFVKRIRGSEKLKKMPIILHSSLTGDVNKERAKQAGADAYVGKLNRKEIVEALKAALPPSWTGAS from the coding sequence GTGGTTAGCATCGGTAGACCCATGTTTCAAGTGGGTAGTAATATCTTTGAGCTAATTGAATTTACTGCAACCAAAACAAGTGCAGTAACATCTTCTGATAGAAAAACACCTATTTTATATGGAGTTAACGTTGCTAAAGTAAGAGAAGTCATTCGGCTTCCCACTATTGTTCCCTGCTTAACAAATGCCCCTGAAGTATTAGGCGTATTTAATTTAAGAGGCGCTCCCATTCCTGCAATTCATTTAGCTAAAGCTTTAGGTTATGACGATGAAGTCGTTACACCCACAAGTCAAGTTATCGTAACAGAGTTTTCAAGTAGAAAAGCGGGATTTGTCGTTGCAGGAACAAGAAGAATTAGAAGAGTTAGTTGGGATAAAGTTCTTCCTCCTTCAAGCGATGCTTTTAATACAATTACGGGAATGATGTTAATTGAAAATCAAGACTTTATTTTCATTTTAGATTTTGAACGTATTTTACTTGATATTGAAAGCAGAAGTGGAGGACAAGGAACTTCTTCATTTGCTATTGATAATCCCATGAATTCAAATCAAAATACAGGGATGGCTAATTCAGCTACTGCAAATAATAATAACTCACAAAATAATTCAAAAAGGCCTTTAATTTTAGTTGTTGATGACTCACCAACAGCAAGAAGAGCAATCTGTGAATTATTAAGAGGAATGCAGCTCGATATTATTGAGTATACCAACGCAGAGGCCGCATGGCAGGATCTTAGCAATTCAGAACCAGGATCTGATTTAAGCAAAGTACAACTTATTGTAAGCGATGTAGAAATGCCGAAGTTAGATGGATACTCCTTTGTGAAACGAATCAGAGGTAGTGAAAAATTAAAGAAAATGCCCATCATACTTCATTCCAGTCTTACGGGTGATGTAAACAAAGAACGTGCTAAACAAGCAGGAGCTGATGCTTACGTCGGAAAATTAAACCGCAAAGAAATAGTAGAAGCCTTAAAAGCAGCTTTACCACCTTCCTGGACAGGTGCATCGTGA
- a CDS encoding cyclic nucleotide-binding domain-containing protein — protein MKNASIVLPPKTIVVQEGDETKGIYVIQEGKVELFKTIEGHEYPLGEIARGQIIGLSTLLSKERHVVTARTVVQTVALFYPLEAINPYFNEVNPIINIFIKSATERIKFFSQQLIEVRVNEKKLIKSTGSPHQHGSQLAYLLAAFVRQGTIEHDDNKIYPLKSFLVNGELILNKKFDYLEKIFNLYSTGGLIKTIFDKKYGNIILSPNVQLIEDFAVFSANIAKKGLTGFIPIKCHKWVSGLIRIHKRFKENSGSFLKVDFANLINKELGREDGDDILVQLLSLKLLSEKGADQASMRILLNASMLQKRVIFESISRGINDIDKIKPDEKKTVA, from the coding sequence GTGAAAAACGCAAGCATTGTGCTTCCACCTAAAACTATAGTTGTACAAGAAGGAGATGAAACAAAAGGAATTTATGTTATTCAAGAAGGAAAAGTAGAGCTTTTTAAAACTATTGAAGGACATGAGTATCCACTAGGAGAAATTGCAAGAGGTCAAATAATTGGCCTATCCACACTTCTTTCTAAAGAAAGACATGTTGTTACGGCAAGAACGGTTGTACAAACGGTTGCATTATTTTATCCATTAGAAGCCATAAACCCCTATTTTAACGAAGTGAATCCCATTATTAATATATTTATTAAATCAGCAACGGAAAGAATAAAGTTTTTTAGCCAACAGCTCATAGAAGTTAGAGTTAATGAAAAAAAACTCATTAAAAGTACGGGTTCTCCTCATCAACACGGCTCACAACTAGCCTATTTGCTTGCTGCCTTTGTAAGACAAGGAACAATCGAACATGATGATAACAAAATATATCCTTTAAAATCTTTTTTAGTAAACGGTGAATTAATTTTAAATAAAAAATTTGATTATTTAGAAAAAATATTTAATTTGTATTCTACTGGCGGTCTCATAAAAACCATATTTGATAAAAAATATGGTAACATCATATTATCTCCAAATGTTCAATTAATAGAAGATTTTGCTGTATTCTCAGCTAATATTGCAAAAAAAGGCCTCACTGGATTTATTCCCATTAAATGCCATAAATGGGTTAGTGGCTTAATTCGTATACATAAAAGATTCAAAGAAAATAGTGGATCATTTTTGAAAGTCGATTTTGCAAATTTAATAAATAAAGAATTGGGAAGAGAAGATGGCGATGATATTTTAGTACAGTTGCTATCTCTAAAACTTTTATCTGAAAAAGGCGCCGATCAAGCAAGCATGAGAATATTATTAAATGCATCTATGCTGCAAAAAAGAGTCATTTTTGAAAGTATTTCCCGTGGCATTAATGACATTGATAAAATAAAACCTGATGAAAAAAAGACAGTAGCCTAA
- a CDS encoding YggT family protein, whose amino-acid sequence MLLIEIVFKIAYYLLYFYMLCLIITGILSLVGANPSNPLVGFLNALTSPPCRFITRKFPKLIVRSQHGFYDLSPIVLILIVGCLMIIVQTVANHLGFYV is encoded by the coding sequence ATGCTATTAATTGAGATTGTATTTAAAATTGCTTATTATTTATTATATTTTTATATGTTGTGTTTAATTATTACTGGGATTTTAAGTTTGGTAGGGGCTAATCCATCAAATCCATTAGTTGGATTTTTGAATGCTCTCACTTCTCCACCTTGTCGATTCATAACTAGAAAATTTCCAAAACTTATTGTTAGAAGTCAACACGGATTTTACGATTTGTCACCTATTGTTTTAATATTAATTGTTGGTTGTCTTATGATTATTGTACAAACGGTGGCAAATCATCTTGGCTTTTACGTTTAG
- the sppA gene encoding signal peptide peptidase SppA produces MSSHQEDQNTISTKRSHSFLTAIKSVFATIGVISVVLFVIFVGIISISIYSFSSGIKTFSSSMGGASSSAKTGLTFTTPNTSSPYIAGIRLYGEITPENSALVIEKLETARDDKHVVGILFDVNSPGGSVVPSQEIYDTIKEITKVKPVVTYVREVAASGAYYSSASSSKIIANRGSIIGSIGVIMNGFEADKLIQFLKINPFVIKTGALKDTGSPTRPMNEKDKQYLQELIEETRMQFVDDVKQGRKTSDATMKFMSDGRVVLGPQALNLKLIDIIGTKQTAISELVTLAKVKITPDVFYYDDIQSFSELFAQKFAGSTNNIIRDSFSENFKNTKLQNKIPKAEY; encoded by the coding sequence ATGAGTTCTCATCAAGAAGATCAAAACACAATTTCAACAAAACGCTCTCATTCTTTTCTTACAGCAATCAAATCTGTTTTTGCTACTATTGGAGTTATTTCCGTAGTTTTATTTGTCATATTTGTTGGTATTATTTCTATTTCTATTTATAGCTTTTCAAGTGGAATAAAAACATTTTCCTCTTCAATGGGCGGAGCTTCAAGCTCAGCAAAAACAGGCCTCACTTTTACAACACCAAACACCTCTTCTCCTTATATCGCTGGGATTCGGCTTTATGGAGAAATTACTCCTGAAAATTCAGCATTAGTCATTGAAAAATTAGAAACAGCACGAGACGATAAACATGTTGTAGGTATTTTATTTGATGTGAATAGTCCAGGAGGCTCTGTTGTCCCAAGCCAAGAAATTTATGACACCATAAAAGAAATCACAAAGGTAAAACCTGTTGTTACTTATGTTAGAGAAGTTGCTGCAAGTGGAGCTTATTACTCAAGCGCATCCTCCAGTAAAATTATTGCAAATCGGGGCAGTATTATTGGAAGCATTGGTGTAATTATGAACGGATTTGAAGCAGATAAACTCATTCAATTTTTAAAAATAAATCCCTTTGTAATTAAAACAGGAGCCTTAAAAGACACAGGATCTCCAACGCGACCCATGAATGAAAAAGATAAACAATATCTTCAAGAATTAATTGAAGAAACAAGAATGCAATTTGTTGATGATGTAAAACAAGGCAGAAAAACAAGTGATGCTACTATGAAATTTATGTCTGATGGACGAGTTGTATTAGGGCCACAAGCATTAAACTTAAAATTAATTGATATCATAGGCACAAAACAAACTGCCATTTCCGAATTAGTTACTTTAGCAAAAGTAAAAATCACTCCAGATGTTTTTTATTATGATGATATACAATCATTTTCAGAATTATTTGCTCAAAAATTTGCAGGAAGCACAAACAATATAATTAGAGATTCTTTTTCTGAAAACTTCAAAAACACAAAATTACAAAATAAAATACCTAAAGCAGAATATTAA
- a CDS encoding 30S ribosomal protein S1 has translation MASLHSDISKKKVNYNSLEWLDEDVDFLSQEEIPDGFAALFKAQEESQSVIKEGQVVKGRVIEIKDDSVVIDIGHKSAGEIPKSEFTSENGIFSLKVGDVIDVFVDVFEDDEGELVLSKDKADMLKAWDRISDAFEKDELVEGKIVGRVKGGLSVDIGVKAFLPGSQVDLRPVRNLEKLLGQVLQFKIIKFNKKRGNIVLSRRVLLEQDRERMRSETLKGLQVGSSMIGIVKNITDYGAFIDLGGIDGLLHITDMSWGRLNSPSEVLNVGDEINVKVLSFDPSSNRVSLGLKQLQNDPWVSVAEKYASAQRLRGKVVSLTDYGAFVELEPGVEGLIHVTEMTWNRRIKHPSKIVNIGDEVEVVVLAVDLENHRISLGMKQTEPNPWEIVTQKYQVNDVIRGKIRNITDFGIFVGIEEGVDGLIHVSDISYTERIKHPQDLYKKGDEVEAKVLQIDVENMRFSLGIKQLGEDPYEVAAKKLMPGTKGKGKITRMAEFGAFVEIAPGVEGLVHTTELENPNIAIDTDIDYIILSVDYAERRFELSQKAATRGLDETHNKAIQAALNNEASPQNSFAEAFARAKATKDNI, from the coding sequence ATGGCAAGTCTCCACTCCGATATTTCCAAGAAAAAAGTAAATTACAACTCCCTTGAATGGTTAGACGAAGACGTCGACTTCTTATCCCAAGAAGAAATTCCAGACGGATTTGCTGCTTTATTTAAAGCGCAAGAAGAATCCCAAAGCGTGATCAAAGAAGGTCAAGTTGTTAAGGGTCGCGTTATCGAAATTAAAGATGACAGCGTTGTAATTGATATCGGCCACAAATCTGCTGGCGAAATTCCAAAAAGCGAATTCACATCTGAAAACGGCATTTTCTCACTTAAAGTTGGTGATGTTATTGACGTTTTTGTTGACGTTTTTGAAGATGACGAAGGCGAACTTGTACTTTCTAAAGACAAAGCAGACATGCTTAAAGCTTGGGATCGTATTTCTGACGCATTCGAAAAAGACGAACTCGTTGAAGGTAAAATCGTTGGCCGCGTAAAAGGTGGTCTTTCTGTTGATATCGGCGTGAAGGCATTCTTACCTGGCTCCCAAGTAGATCTTCGCCCTGTGCGCAACCTTGAAAAACTTCTTGGCCAAGTTCTTCAATTCAAAATTATTAAATTCAACAAAAAACGTGGAAACATTGTTCTTTCACGTCGCGTACTTTTAGAGCAAGACCGTGAGCGTATGCGCAGCGAAACTCTAAAGGGACTACAAGTTGGTTCTTCCATGATCGGTATTGTTAAAAATATCACAGATTATGGTGCATTTATTGATCTAGGCGGCATTGATGGCCTTCTACATATCACAGATATGTCTTGGGGACGCCTCAATAGCCCATCTGAAGTTTTAAATGTTGGTGACGAAATCAATGTTAAAGTTCTTAGCTTTGATCCTTCCAGCAACCGCGTTTCTCTCGGCTTAAAACAACTTCAAAATGATCCTTGGGTTTCTGTAGCTGAAAAATACGCTTCCGCTCAACGCCTACGTGGTAAAGTAGTTAGTTTAACTGACTACGGCGCTTTTGTTGAATTAGAGCCAGGCGTAGAAGGCTTAATCCACGTTACTGAAATGACATGGAACCGCCGCATTAAACACCCAAGCAAAATTGTAAACATCGGTGACGAAGTTGAAGTTGTTGTTCTTGCTGTTGATCTTGAAAACCACCGCATTTCTCTTGGAATGAAACAAACAGAACCAAATCCATGGGAAATTGTTACTCAAAAATACCAAGTAAATGACGTTATTCGCGGTAAAATTCGCAATATCACAGACTTTGGTATCTTTGTTGGTATCGAAGAAGGTGTTGACGGTTTAATCCATGTATCTGACATCAGCTACACAGAACGCATTAAACACCCACAAGATCTTTACAAAAAAGGTGACGAAGTAGAAGCAAAAGTTCTTCAAATTGATGTTGAAAACATGCGCTTTTCACTTGGCATTAAACAATTAGGCGAAGATCCATATGAAGTTGCTGCGAAAAAACTAATGCCTGGAACAAAAGGCAAAGGTAAAATTACTCGCATGGCTGAATTTGGTGCCTTTGTTGAAATCGCTCCAGGTGTTGAAGGTCTTGTTCACACAACTGAACTTGAAAACCCAAATATAGCTATTGATACAGACATTGATTACATTATCCTAAGTGTAGATTATGCTGAACGTCGTTTTGAACTTTCACAAAAAGCAGCAACTCGCGGTCTAGATGAAACTCATAACAAAGCCATTCAAGCGGCTTTAAATAATGAAGCATCTCCACAAAATAGCTTTGCTGAAGCATTTGCTAGAGCAAAAGCAACAAAAGATAATATCTAA